ATGTTGCTGAACACCGCATCGGCCTTGAGGTCCTGGACATCGATGTACAGGTTCTCGGCATGGACCGGGGTCCCGCCCCCGCCGGCTTCCAGCCGGAGAGTGACCGAACCCAGGACCGGGATGTTCGGCGTGACCACGGACTGGCACATCTTGGTGATGTCGGCCGAGTTGAACGCCGAGACCGCGACGGGCTTGATCGACCCACCAGGGCCAACGTCGATCGCGCCGTACTGCGAGAAACCCTTACCTTCGAGCAGGTCCGCCTTCACCTTGAAGGACTGACCGGACACGCTGAACGAAGCGGCGAGAGCACCCTGCGCGAGGGCAACACCTATACATGCCGTAGCGGCAACGCTGGGCACCATGACCACAGCGAAGCGCTTCCATCTGGTCCCGCCACGCACCTGGGACTGCATATTTCCTCCTTCTCGGACGTACATCTCCTGGCCCTGACTGCCCCAGAACGGCGGCTCAGCCGGGCAGGGATGGGAGAAGTGCTACGTCCTCGGTAAGGAGAGCGCCCGCGCTCGACGGCGCGAACAGCGCCCGAATCACCGGCGATCACCCCCGAGCGACAACCACTGGTCGCGCCTGACGCACATCACGCACAACCTTGCCGGACAGGCTCCACCCGAAGGCGAAGACCCCCCTGTCCGAGAGTCGGCGCCACTGCCGCCGACTCTGCCCGGTGGGGACCCAACAACTCCCGTCCGCCCGACTGGCTGTCGGTGTACGGGATAGGACCGAGCGACGCCGATCGTGGTGCATTCTCGCCGCCCGCACAAGGGGGTTCGTTACTGGCTAGTAACGGGCAGATAACCGAGCAGCGACCCACGGATGTCGCTCAACAACGCTGGGTGGCCCTCAAGGGGGTGACAAACCGGTAGCTTCCCGACCCAAACCCGACAGCGAGACACCCTCGCTTTACTCCAAGTAACAGCGGCCGCAATTACCAAGATTTGGCAAAGTGCGGCCGCACGGGCACCCAATCGACAAATTCTTCACGCTGACAACACGCGTCGCAGTGTTTAGCGACAGGTCAGGCCACTGATCGAACAGCGACCCGTCACCCACCCCGACCGACCGGTCAGAACAACGCCCGCGCCAGCGCCCGCCGGGCCGCCGCGACCCGCGGGTCGTCCGCGCCGACGACCTCGAACAGCTCCAGCAGCCGCAGCCGTACCGCATCCCGGTCGTCGCCCGCCGTACGCCCCACCGTCTCGATGAGCCGGCCGAACGCGTCCTCGACATGGCCGCCCACCAGATCCAGGTCGGCGGCGACGATCTGCGCCGTCGGGTCCCCCGGCTTCTC
The DNA window shown above is from Streptomyces sp. NBC_01451 and carries:
- a CDS encoding DUF6230 family protein produces the protein MQSQVRGGTRWKRFAVVMVPSVAATACIGVALAQGALAASFSVSGQSFKVKADLLEGKGFSQYGAIDVGPGGSIKPVAVSAFNSADITKMCQSVVTPNIPVLGSVTLRLEAGGGGTPVHAENLYIDVQDLKADAVFSNIDIGVAAGSITKGPKVKDEELKSGRASSAGFAQQADEATLTGVEQTAWATTAGTFKLSGLSMKLSAGTKAECF